From one Triticum aestivum cultivar Chinese Spring chromosome 4B, IWGSC CS RefSeq v2.1, whole genome shotgun sequence genomic stretch:
- the LOC123092326 gene encoding histone-lysine N-methyltransferase EZ1 isoform X2, protein MADDQSIAGRRRIYYDSAGNEALICSESDEEIPQPEEEKHVFTEGEDQLIWKATQERGLSQEDLNVICQFIDASPSEIEGRSEFLFEKHEKHSEFSDKIESQLPLDKTVDIVLDSFDNLFCRRCLVFDCRLHGCSQNLVFPSEKQPCGFELDGNKSPCGDQCYLRRREGFQDIRKHDYASSATHNMESRSTLHKVGTDMVSESEDSNREEEIIKSSISVGTSRSKISFESAEKHTTLPSGDASETENVSTDMLLRSLGKRKVLKGPRSSDDFPYKKPRMLASDIPFASHILNKHSTSEIGDTRPDIREFGGNQLDDPNKKTSNKDSCGGSPTSTTEDAARNTNKESSANNLFSSSREHTLSHWSTLERDLYLKGIEIFGKNSCLIVRNLLCGLKTCMEVASYMYNNGAANMRKSISGDFTETEQNYMEQGMVVRTKVCRRRGRTRKHKYPSKAAGHPAIRKKVGDGKQCDRQYTPCGCQEMCNKNCPCVENGTCCEKYCGCSKSCKNRFRGCHCAKSQCRSRQCPCFAASRECDPDVCRNCWVSCGDGSLGEPPERGDGYQCGNMKLLLKQQQRILLGKSDVAGWGAFIKNPVHKNDYLGEYTGELISHKEADKRGKIYDRANSSFLFDLNDQFVLDAYRKGDKLKFANHSSSPNCYAKVMMVAGDHRVGIYAREHIEASAELFYDYRYGPDQAPAWARRPEGAKKDEASGSHRRAHKVA, encoded by the exons ATGGCCGATGATCAATCAATTGCTGGTAGGAGGAGAATTTACTATGATTCAGCTGGCAACGAGGCTCTAATCTGCAGTGAAAGTGATGAAGAAATTCCACAACCTGAGGAAGAGAAGCATGTTTTCACTGAAGGAGAAGATCAGCTAATATG GAAAGCTACTCAGGAACGCGGGTTAAGTCAAGAGGATTTAAATGTTATCTGTCAGTTTATTGATGCATCTCCTTCAGAAATCGAG GGTAGATCTGAATTTCTTTTTGAGAAACACGAGAAGCACTCTGAATTTTCTGATAAGATAGAGAGCCAACTTCCTCTTGACAAGACTGTGGATATAGTTTTGGATTCTTTTGATAATCTCTTCTGCCGCAGATGTTTG GTTTTTGATTGCCGTCTCCATGGCTGCTCTCAAAACTTAGTATTCCCA AGTGAGAAGCAACCCTGTGGGTTTGAGCTCGACGGAAACAAGAGTCCATGTGGTGACCAATGCTACCTTCGA AGAAGAGAAGGATTTCAAGACATACGCAAACATGATTATGCTTCTTCTGCAACACATAATATGGAGTCAAGATCCACCTTACACAAAGTTGGTACTGATATGGTATCTGAATCAGAAGATTCAAACCGAGAGGAAGAAATCATTAAATCAAGTATATCTGTTGGAACCAGCAGATCAAAAATATCTTTTGAAAGTGCTGAAAAACATACTACACTGCCTTCTGGGGATGCTTCTGAAACTGAAAATGTATCCACTGATATGCTTCTAAGAAGTTTAGGGAAGCGCAAGGTTTTAAAAGGACCAAGGTCTAGTGATGATTTCCCTTATAAAAAGCCAAGGATGCTTGCTTCAGATATTCCTTTTGCAAGCCATATATTAAATAAGCATTCTACTTCGGAGATTGGTGACACAAGACCAGATATCAGAGAATTTGGAGGCAATCAACTAGATGACCCCAATAAGAAAACTTCTAATAAAGATAGTTGCGGTGGAAGCCCAACTAGTACTACTGAGGATGCAGCAAGAAATACTAATAAAGAATCTTCAGCAAATAATTTGTTCAGTTCCAGCAGGGAGCACACTCTTTCTCATTGGAGTACCCTAGAGAGGGATTTATATCTGAAGGGAATAGAGATATTTGGGAAAAATAG CTGTCTAATAGTCAGAAACCTATTATGTGGCCTGAAAACCTGCATGGAAGTGGCTAGCTACATGTACAACAATGGTGCAGCAAACATGAGGAAATCCATTTCGGGCGATTTCACAGAAACTGAACAAAACTACATG GAGCAAGGCATGGTTGTGAGAACAAAAGTCTGTCGTCGAAGGGGCAGAACTCGAAAGCACAAATATCCTTCGAAGGCTGCAGGGCATCCAGCCATTAGGAAAAAAGTTGGTGATGGGAAGCAATGTGACAGACAGTATACACCGTGTGggtgccaggaaatgtgcaacaaAAATTGCCCCTGTGTGGAAAATGGGACATGCTGTGAGAAATACTGTGG GTGTTCAAAAAGCTGCAAAAACAGATTTAGAGGCTGTCATTGTGCAAAAAGTCAGTGCAGAAGCAGGCAATGCCCATGTTTTGCTGCCAGTCGAGAATGTGATCCGGATGTTTGCAGAAACTGCTGGGTGAG CTGTGGAGATGGTTCACTAGGCGAGCCACCAGAAAGAGGTGATGGTTACCAGTGCGGAAACATGAAGCTCCTCCTAAAACAACAACAAAGG ATTTTGCTTGGAAAATCGGACGTTGCAGGATGGGGTGCGTTCATTAAG AACCCTGTGCATAAGAATGACTATCTTGGAGAGTACACTGGTGAATTGATTTCTCACAAAGAAGCAGACAAACGCGGCAAAATTTATGACCGGGCAAATTCTTCATTCCTCTTTGATTTAAATGATCAG TTTGTATTGGATGCATATCGGAAGGGGGATAAATTGAAGTTCGCAAATCACTCCTCCAGCCCCAACTGCTATGCAAAG GTGATGATGGTGGCCGGTGACCATCGGGTTGGTATCTATGCAAGGGAGCATATTGAAGCTAGTGCCGAACTCTTCTATGATTACCGGTATGGACCGGACCAAGCCCCAGCCTGGGCTAGGAGACCAGAAGGGGCAAAGAAGGATGAAGCGTCTGGTTCTCATCGTCGAGCACACAAAGTTGCTTGA
- the LOC123092326 gene encoding histone-lysine N-methyltransferase EZ1 isoform X1, giving the protein MASSSSKASDSSSHRDGPKRPDQGLGVGTSSLMALHGKLTQLKRQIQQARLASIKEKLEANRRALRKHTCGLFDVAALAEAASRGSESSNVLSQLAAEGQSRIVGWNLARGSGEREVVHVQEENLSADGTLVLSSSGDSAQSIVLQLVKLPLVDKIPPYTTWIFLDKNQRMADDQSIAGRRRIYYDSAGNEALICSESDEEIPQPEEEKHVFTEGEDQLIWKATQERGLSQEDLNVICQFIDASPSEIEGRSEFLFEKHEKHSEFSDKIESQLPLDKTVDIVLDSFDNLFCRRCLVFDCRLHGCSQNLVFPSEKQPCGFELDGNKSPCGDQCYLRRREGFQDIRKHDYASSATHNMESRSTLHKVGTDMVSESEDSNREEEIIKSSISVGTSRSKISFESAEKHTTLPSGDASETENVSTDMLLRSLGKRKVLKGPRSSDDFPYKKPRMLASDIPFASHILNKHSTSEIGDTRPDIREFGGNQLDDPNKKTSNKDSCGGSPTSTTEDAARNTNKESSANNLFSSSREHTLSHWSTLERDLYLKGIEIFGKNSCLIVRNLLCGLKTCMEVASYMYNNGAANMRKSISGDFTETEQNYMEQGMVVRTKVCRRRGRTRKHKYPSKAAGHPAIRKKVGDGKQCDRQYTPCGCQEMCNKNCPCVENGTCCEKYCGCSKSCKNRFRGCHCAKSQCRSRQCPCFAASRECDPDVCRNCWVSCGDGSLGEPPERGDGYQCGNMKLLLKQQQRILLGKSDVAGWGAFIKNPVHKNDYLGEYTGELISHKEADKRGKIYDRANSSFLFDLNDQFVLDAYRKGDKLKFANHSSSPNCYAKVMMVAGDHRVGIYAREHIEASAELFYDYRYGPDQAPAWARRPEGAKKDEASGSHRRAHKVA; this is encoded by the exons ATGGCGTCGTCCTCGTCCAAGGCCTCCGACTCCTCCTCCCACCGGGACGGCCCCAAG CGGCCGGATCAGGGGCTCGGCGTGGGCACCTCCTCACTCATGGCGCTCCATGGGAAGCTGACGCAGCTGAAGCGCCAAATCCAACAGGCCCGCCTCGCCTCGATCAAG GAGAAGCTGGAGGCAAACAGGAGGGCGCTGCGGAAGCACACCTGCGGCCTGTTCGATGTGGCCGCCCTGGCGGAGGCGGCGTCGAGGGGCTCGGAGAGCAGCAACGTGCTGTCGCAGCTCGCCGCGGAGGGCCAGTCCAGGATCGTTGGGTGGAACCTGGCGAGAGGGTCGGGGGAGAGGGAGGTTGTGCACGTTCAGGAGGAGAACCTGTCGGCCGACGGGACGCTCGTGCTCTCCAGCTCCGGCGACAGCGCACAGTCCATCGTTTTGCAGCTTGTGAAGCTGCCGCTGGTTGATAAGATTCCTCCCTACACCACGTGGATCTTCCTGGACAA AAACCAAAGAATGGCCGATGATCAATCAATTGCTGGTAGGAGGAGAATTTACTATGATTCAGCTGGCAACGAGGCTCTAATCTGCAGTGAAAGTGATGAAGAAATTCCACAACCTGAGGAAGAGAAGCATGTTTTCACTGAAGGAGAAGATCAGCTAATATG GAAAGCTACTCAGGAACGCGGGTTAAGTCAAGAGGATTTAAATGTTATCTGTCAGTTTATTGATGCATCTCCTTCAGAAATCGAG GGTAGATCTGAATTTCTTTTTGAGAAACACGAGAAGCACTCTGAATTTTCTGATAAGATAGAGAGCCAACTTCCTCTTGACAAGACTGTGGATATAGTTTTGGATTCTTTTGATAATCTCTTCTGCCGCAGATGTTTG GTTTTTGATTGCCGTCTCCATGGCTGCTCTCAAAACTTAGTATTCCCA AGTGAGAAGCAACCCTGTGGGTTTGAGCTCGACGGAAACAAGAGTCCATGTGGTGACCAATGCTACCTTCGA AGAAGAGAAGGATTTCAAGACATACGCAAACATGATTATGCTTCTTCTGCAACACATAATATGGAGTCAAGATCCACCTTACACAAAGTTGGTACTGATATGGTATCTGAATCAGAAGATTCAAACCGAGAGGAAGAAATCATTAAATCAAGTATATCTGTTGGAACCAGCAGATCAAAAATATCTTTTGAAAGTGCTGAAAAACATACTACACTGCCTTCTGGGGATGCTTCTGAAACTGAAAATGTATCCACTGATATGCTTCTAAGAAGTTTAGGGAAGCGCAAGGTTTTAAAAGGACCAAGGTCTAGTGATGATTTCCCTTATAAAAAGCCAAGGATGCTTGCTTCAGATATTCCTTTTGCAAGCCATATATTAAATAAGCATTCTACTTCGGAGATTGGTGACACAAGACCAGATATCAGAGAATTTGGAGGCAATCAACTAGATGACCCCAATAAGAAAACTTCTAATAAAGATAGTTGCGGTGGAAGCCCAACTAGTACTACTGAGGATGCAGCAAGAAATACTAATAAAGAATCTTCAGCAAATAATTTGTTCAGTTCCAGCAGGGAGCACACTCTTTCTCATTGGAGTACCCTAGAGAGGGATTTATATCTGAAGGGAATAGAGATATTTGGGAAAAATAG CTGTCTAATAGTCAGAAACCTATTATGTGGCCTGAAAACCTGCATGGAAGTGGCTAGCTACATGTACAACAATGGTGCAGCAAACATGAGGAAATCCATTTCGGGCGATTTCACAGAAACTGAACAAAACTACATG GAGCAAGGCATGGTTGTGAGAACAAAAGTCTGTCGTCGAAGGGGCAGAACTCGAAAGCACAAATATCCTTCGAAGGCTGCAGGGCATCCAGCCATTAGGAAAAAAGTTGGTGATGGGAAGCAATGTGACAGACAGTATACACCGTGTGggtgccaggaaatgtgcaacaaAAATTGCCCCTGTGTGGAAAATGGGACATGCTGTGAGAAATACTGTGG GTGTTCAAAAAGCTGCAAAAACAGATTTAGAGGCTGTCATTGTGCAAAAAGTCAGTGCAGAAGCAGGCAATGCCCATGTTTTGCTGCCAGTCGAGAATGTGATCCGGATGTTTGCAGAAACTGCTGGGTGAG CTGTGGAGATGGTTCACTAGGCGAGCCACCAGAAAGAGGTGATGGTTACCAGTGCGGAAACATGAAGCTCCTCCTAAAACAACAACAAAGG ATTTTGCTTGGAAAATCGGACGTTGCAGGATGGGGTGCGTTCATTAAG AACCCTGTGCATAAGAATGACTATCTTGGAGAGTACACTGGTGAATTGATTTCTCACAAAGAAGCAGACAAACGCGGCAAAATTTATGACCGGGCAAATTCTTCATTCCTCTTTGATTTAAATGATCAG TTTGTATTGGATGCATATCGGAAGGGGGATAAATTGAAGTTCGCAAATCACTCCTCCAGCCCCAACTGCTATGCAAAG GTGATGATGGTGGCCGGTGACCATCGGGTTGGTATCTATGCAAGGGAGCATATTGAAGCTAGTGCCGAACTCTTCTATGATTACCGGTATGGACCGGACCAAGCCCCAGCCTGGGCTAGGAGACCAGAAGGGGCAAAGAAGGATGAAGCGTCTGGTTCTCATCGTCGAGCACACAAAGTTGCTTGA